A genomic region of Arachis stenosperma cultivar V10309 chromosome 9, arast.V10309.gnm1.PFL2, whole genome shotgun sequence contains the following coding sequences:
- the LOC130950992 gene encoding protein ROH1-like — protein MPATDYQGSSPSSLSHFGRSFLNIHRDHQVHSMEGSSLEVELESFQQHVTDQFLELSSVSHEELVSLSWVGKLLDSFLCCQEEFRAILHTHKVLVLRPPSDRMVSEYFERSVKALDVCNAIRDGIEQIRQWQKLLEIVRCAMGGNQRSIGEGQFRRAKKALIDLAIGMLDDKDSSNASINAHRNRSFGRNTGGGRDHHHNNNLHNRSLGHFRSLSWSVSRTWSAARQLQAIGNNMHPPKANELVASGGLAMPVFIMNSVLLFVMWCLVAAIPCQDRGLQVHFNIPRNFLWAAPMLSLHDRIMEESKKRDRKNACGLLREIHQIEKCARVMNELADSVQFPLTEEKEADVRHRAQEVAQLCDALKDGLDPLERQVREVFHRIVRSRTEGLDSLGKQNLAD, from the coding sequence ATGCCCGCAACGGACTACCAAGGTTCGTCTCCGTCATCATTGTCCCATTTCGGCCGTTCATTTCTGAACATCCACCGTGATCATCAGGTTCACTCCATGGAAGGTTCAAGCTTGGAGGTGGAGCTGGAATCGTTTCAGCAACACGTGACTGACCAGTTCCTTGAGCTGTCGTCGGTTAGCCATGAAGAATTGGTGTCACTTTCATGGGTTGGGAAGCTCCTTGATTCATTCCTGTGCTGCCAAGAGGAGTTCAGGGCCATCCTCCACACCCACAAGGTGCTTGTTTTAAGGCCACCCTCGGATCGCATGGTGTCTGAGTACTTTGAGCGCAGTGTGAAGGCCTTGGATGTTTGTAATGCAATCCGTGATGGGATTGAGCAGATTCGCCAATGGCAGAAGCTCTTGGAGATTGTTCGTTGTGCAATGGGAGGAAACCAGAGGAGCATTGGTGAGGGTCAATTTCGAAGAGCAAAGAAGGCTCTTATTGATTTGGCAATTGGTATGCTTGATGATAAGGATTCTTCTAATGCCTCCATTAATGCACATAGGAATAGGTCATTTGGCCGCAACACTGGTGGTGGTAGAGACCATCATCATAATAACAATCTTCACAATCGATCGTTGGGGCACTTTCGATCCCTTTCGTGGAGTGTTTCTCGAACTTGGTCTGCTGCTAGGCAGCTCCAAGCAATTGGGAACAATATGCATCCGCCTAAGGCTAATGAGCTTGTGGCTTCCGGAGGCCTTGCAATGCCGGTTTTCATCATGAATTCGGTGCTTTTGTTCGTCATGTGGTGTCTTGTGGCTGCAATTCCCTGCCAGGATCGCGGCCTTCAAGTCCATTTCAACATTCCTAGGAACTTCTTGTGGGCTGCTCCAATGCTATCGCTCCACGACAGGATCATGGAGGAGTCCAAGAAGAGGGACCGGAAGAATGCGTGTGGCTTGCTCCGGGAGATTCATCAGATTGAGAAATGTGCTAGAGTGATGAATGAGTTGGCTGATTCAGTTCAGTTCCCATTGACAGAGGAAAAGGAAGCTGATGTTAGGCACAGAGCTCAAGAGGTTGCACAACTTTGTGATGCTTTGAAAGATGGGCTAGACCCTTTGGAGCGCCAAGTTAGGGAAGTGTTCCATAGAATTGTGAGAAGCAGAACAGAAGGGCTTGATTCTCTTGGAAAGCAAAACCTTGCTGATTAA
- the LOC130951778 gene encoding 18.1 kDa class I heat shock protein-like, producing the protein MEVELGLKITRIRDDSTSISDFQFAKDRAGPFFLSKETDVMFILTAHLKGYKKENIEINISEDGSEISVSGEKEVEEMDMMMPFKKDLKIKDFRKKFRIPGDIELDRIKAKYNQEEAVLRIVMPKRVKGMLGVGIEEVKEEEIVHRKPPEPEPEPEPAAQQIVAEKVPDKSEEEGPAVKKKRPKRPWKPCPPLFIGGSTLLVSLIFLVIHYIRVRKS; encoded by the exons ATGGAGGTTGAGTTGGGTCTGAAGATCACGAGAATCAGAGATGATTCCACTTCCATTTCTGATTTTCAGTTTGCCAAAGATAGAGCAGGGCCTTTCTTCTTGTCTAAAGAAACTGATGTAATGTTCATCCTCACTGCACATCTCAAAG GATACAAGAAAGAGAACATTGAGATCAATATAAGTGAAGATGGCAGTGAGATTTCAGTGAGTGGGGAGAAGGAGGTGGAGGAAATGGACATGATGATGCCATTCAAGAAAGACCTCAAAATCAAAGACTTTAGAAAGAAGTTTAGAATCCCCGGGGATATAGAATTGGATAGGATCAAGGCCAAGTATAACCAAGAGGAAGCAGTTTTGAGGATTGTGATGCCAAAAAGGGTCAAAGGGATGCTTGGTGTTGGAATTGAAGAGGTGAAGGAAGAAGAGATTGTTCATAGAAAGCCACCAGAGCCCGAGCCGGAACCGGAGCCGGCAGCACAACAAATTGTGGCTGAAAAGGTTCCAGATAAGAGTGAAGAGGAAGGTCCAGCAGTGAAGAAGAAGCGTCCAAAAAGGCCATGGAAGCCTTGTCCTCCATTGTTCATAGGAGGATCAACTTTGCTTGTatctcttatttttcttgtcatacACTATATTAGAGTCAGAAAGAGTTGA
- the LOC130948851 gene encoding abscisic stress-ripening protein 5-like translates to MSDENRSRGLFHHRKDDEDRPIDTDSGYNKSSSYSSEETGGYGGSGGGYNKPSSYDDNPSGGYGESGSYGDQGGYDKPSGGGGYGESGGYNKSAYSSDEPSSGGYGGGYGRDDGDRRNEDEVDYKKEEKHHKKLEHLGEFGAAAAGAYALYEKHEAKKDPEHAHRHKIEEEVAAAAAVGSGGFAFHEHHEKKEAKEEDEEAHGKKKHHLFG, encoded by the coding sequence ATGTCTGACGAGAACCGCTCTCGAGGCCTCTTCCACCACCGCAAAGACGATGAAGACAGACCCATAGACACTGACTCTGGCTACAACAAGTCATCATCATACTCCTCCGAGGAAACTGGTGGTTACGGTGGCTCTGGCGGTGGCTATAACAAGCCATCATCGTACGATGATAATCCTTCCGGTGGTTACGGTGAGTCTGGTAGCTATGGCGATCAAGGTGGTTACGATAAGCCTTCTGGCGGTggtggctatggtgaatctggCGGTTACAACAAGTCAGCTTACTCCAGTGATGAACCTTCTTCCGGTGGCTATGGCGGTGGCTATGGGCGTGATGACGGTGATCGAAGAAATGAAGATGAGGTTGACTACAAGAAAGAAGAGAAGCACCACAAGAAGCTTGAGCATCTCGGTGAGTTTGGTGCTGCAGCTGCTGGTGCCTATGCCTTGTATGAGAAGCACGAGGCGAAGAAAGATCCCGAGCATGCTCACAGGCACAAGATAGAAGAGGAGGTAGCAGCAGCAGCTGCAGTGGGATCTGGAGGTTTTGCCTTCCATGAGCATCATGAGAAGAAGGAAGCTAAAGAGGAAGATGAAGAAGCTCATGGCAAGAAGAAGCACCACCTCTTTGGCTGA
- the LOC130950687 gene encoding 40S ribosomal protein S18 translates to MSLVANEDFQHILRVLNTNVDGKQKIMFAMTSIKGIGRRFANICCKKADIDMNKRAGELSAAELDNLMTVVANPRQFKIPDWFLNRKKDYKDGKYSQVVSNALDMKLRDDLERLKKIRNHRGLRHYWGLRVRGQHTKTTGRRGKTVGVSKKR, encoded by the exons ATG TCTCTAGTGGCAAACGAGGATTTCCAGCACATTCTTCGTGTTCTGAACACAAACGTAGATGGGAAGCAGAAGATTATGTTTGCTATGACCTCCATCAAAGGTATCGGAAGGAGATTCGCCAACATCTGTTGCAAGAAGGCCGATATCGACATGAACAAGAG AGCTGGTGAATTAAGTGCTGCTGAGCTTGATAATCTGATGACTGTAGTTGCCAACCCAAGGCAATTCAAGATCCCAGACTGGTTCCTCAACAGGAAGAAGGACTACAAGGATGGCAAGTACTCTCAGGTCGTGTCCAACGCCCTCGACATGAAGCTCAGGGATGACTTGGAGAGACTCAAGAAAATCAG AAACCACCGTGGTTTGAGGCACTACTGGGGCCTCCGAGTTCGCGGTCAACACACCAAGACTACTGGGCGTAGGGGAAAGACCGTTGGTGTTTCCAAGAAGCGTTAA
- the LOC130951239 gene encoding F-box/kelch-repeat protein At3g23880-like, with translation MRGNLLGTTDKRHKHLSSTLRILPDDIIAEILVRVPASSVVKFKIVCKSWNALISSPRFASDHLHRSTADPTMTRPRLVFRSDRGFEFFSVQSVYKNPSAPTEDACFQMDDDVHILGSCNGLICLTLLNRNRRWESIRLWNPCTRLASDWLKIRPEGPMFGDYIYGFGYDYVHDNYKFLEGSLAHRYKVHTFGSNSWTTIIQDHPFYPLQVIGKFVNGTLNWAARTRNNCFKWVILSFDLANESFCPMSLPNRDHSDYNYSSVFFTMLGVLRNNLCVCFNENYSRLVLWEMKEHGVQESWTKLVTISSELLVPRRYGSQLLSYRALYIMENDDVLAVSYYSDACKLVMFNANVGQLTHTNLCEPGLHSCYVYHESLVSPSHLGLPCFLYGSTTD, from the coding sequence ATGAGGGGGAACCTCCTCGGAACCACCGACAAGCGGCACAAACACCTCTCTTCGACGCTGCGGATCCTTCCGGACGATATCATCGCCGAGATCTTGGTGAGGGTTCCGGCGAGTTCCGTTGTGAAATTCAAGATTGTGTGCAAATCATGGAATGCACTAATCTCCAGCCCAAGATTCGCCAGCGACCACCTTCACCGCTCAACAGCAGATCCAACCATGACCCGCCCACGACTCGTATTTAGAAGTGATCGCGGATTCGAATTTTTCTCGGTGCAGTCTGTGTATAAGAATCCATCCGCGCCTACTGAGGATGCCTGCTTCCAGATGGATGATGATGTGCATATCTTGGGTTCCTGCAATGGCTTGATCTGCCTCACCTTGCTCAACCGTAATCGTCGCTGGGAATCCATCAGATTGTGGAACCCTTGTACCAGATTGGCTTCCGATTGGTTGAAAATTCGGCCAGAGGGGCCCATGTTCGGGGATTACATTTATGGTTTTGGCTATGATTATGTGCATGATAATTACAAGTTTCTTGAGGGTTCTTTGGCACACCGCTACAAAGTTCACACCTTTGGTTCGAATTCTTGGACAACCATCATTCAAGATCATCCATTTTATCCCCTGCAGGTGATAGGGAAGTTTGTGAATGGCACCCTCAATTGGGCAGCTCGTACTCGTAACAACTGCTTCAAATGGGTGATCCTTTCCTTTGACTTAGCCAACGAGAGTTTTTGCCCAATGTCCCTGCCTAATAGGGATCATAGTGATTACAATTATAGTTCTGTTTTCTTTACTATGTTGGGTGTCTTGAGGAACAACCTTTGTGTTTGTTTCAATGAAAACTATAGTCGTTTGGTTTTGTGGGAGATGAAGGAGCATGGGGTTCAAGAGTCTTGGACTAAGTTGGTCACCATATCTAGTGAGCTTTTAGTACCCCGGCGTTATGGATCACAGCTTCTGTCATATAGAGCCTTGTACATCATGGAAAATGATGACGTTCTGGCTGTTTCCTATTATTCCGATGCTTGCAAATTAGTTATGTTTAATGCAAATGTTGGCCAGCTAACGCATACAAATCTTTGCGAACCAGGTCTTCATAGCTGCTATGTTTATCATGAAAGCTTGGTTTCGCCCTCCCATTTAGGTCTTCCATGTTTTTTATATGGATCCACTACTGATTAA